The genomic region CGGTGCGGCGGGTGGCGGGCACGTCACCGTCGCCGTAGCTGCCGCGGAGGACGGCGTCGACCGGGCGGGGGAGCTCCGCGCCGAACAGGTCGGCGATCTCGCCCGGTGCGTAGTCGGGGCTGGTCCGCCGTCCGGCCGTCGTCCCCGCCCGCGGGTGAGTGCGCAGCGCGCCACGGACGACCGGGCGCGGGAGGTGCACCTCGTCGTACGGGCAGAGCAGTCGCCACGACGGGCCACCGTCGAAGGCCGTGTTGAGCAGCAGCTCGTGCAGTCGGCACTCGAGCAGCTCGACGTCCCGGCGGCCCACGAAGGCGGGCTCCCCGACGCCGCGCAGGCGCCGTCCGGCGGCCGTGCTCTCCTGGAGGAGGCGGTCCCAGACCGCGATGATCTGGGCCGGGTTCCGCCCGATTTCAGCCATGTCGAGGAACTTCACCGATGCGGCGTCGTCCTCGAGGGCGGTGCCGAGCAGGTCCAGCCGGGGCCGCGGTAGTGCGACCACCACCGACTCGCCGAGGCCGATCCCCTCGCGGACGAAGGCCAGCAGGCCCGTCAGGAGGTCGTCGTCCCCGCGGTAGACCAGCGCCTCGTGCTCGAAGCCGGCCGCCGGCCCGTCGACGACCGCCGTCACGCCGCGACCCCGTCGAACCTGACCCCGTCGAAAGTGACCGGGGCGAGCTCGCCCAGGGCGAGCACGTGCCACATCCGGCGGAGCACCGGCGAGGCGCCCCGGACGTCGAGCAGCAGCGAGTGAGCGTCCAGGTGCAGCGCCCACCGCGCGATGACCCGGGATGCGGCGACGTCCATGAACTCGACCCGGCTCACGTCGAGCACCGCACCCTGCGCCCCCACCGGTGACGACGCGAGGACCCGGGCGAGCCGATCGGCGCTGAAGGTGTCGACGCTGCCGGACACGGCGATGTGCCGGTCGTCGAAGAAGACCTGGAACGGCGGCGGGCCGGCGGGGGCGTGCACGAGCGGGTGCACCGTGGCGACGTCGGCGAGCGCCTCGTCGGTCAGGCCGGCGCTGTAGGCGCACATGGCGGTGAACCCGGCACCCTCGGCGATGAACCCGTCGGCCAGGTGCTCCCACTGCACCAGCCGGGGACGGGTGAGCGGATCAGCCGCGAGGTCGCTCACGTCGGCGACCACCCGCAGACCGGTGTAGCCGTCGGCGATCGCCGCACGCGTCGCGGCGTCGTAGAAGGTGCGCTGCTCCGCGGCGGCGAATTGACCGGTGGCCTCGTAGGCCTGGGCCGTGGTGAACGTCCGCAGCGCGCCGCGGGAGATCAGCGCGGCGGCGCCGGAGAAGCCGTCGCCGTCGGTGCCGATGCTGTCCAGCACCCGCTCGCCGATGGCCAGCAGCCGCTCGCCGCGCTCCAACCCGGCGGCCAGGAACCGCCGGACGGCCCGGCCGAATGCCGCATCGTCCTCGCCGTAGACCCAGCAGACGTGGTCGGCCGCGTCCGCTTCCTGGATCTCGGTCAGAACTCCGTGTGCGCGCACCTACTCACCGTAGGCCGGTGCGTCGACAGAAGACAGGGCCGCCGGGTGGGGTCACAGCGCCCGCAGGATGTCCTCGACCCGTTCCCGGGCGTCACCGAACAGCATCCGGCTGTTCGTCCGGAAGAACAGCGGGTTCTGCACCCCGGCGTAGCCGGTGCTCATCGACCGCTTGAAGACGACGACGTGCTCGGCCTCCCACACCTTGAGCACCGGCATCCCGGCGATGGGGCTGCCCGGGTCGTCGGTCGCGGCGGGGTTGACGGTGTCGTTGGCCCCGATCACCAGCACGACGTCGGTGCCGGCGAGGTCGTCGTTGATCTCGTCCATCTCGAGCACCACGTCGTAGGGCACCTTCGCCTCGGCCAGCAGCACGTTCATGTGGCCGGGCAGGCGCCCGGCGACCGGGTGGATGCCGAACCGGACGTCGACGTCCTTGGCCCGCAGCTTCCGGGTGAGCTCGGCGACGGCGCCCTGCGCCTGCGCGACCGCCATGCCGTATCCGGGGGTGATGACCACGGACCTCGCCTCGCGCAGGAGGTCGGCGGTGTCCTCGGCCGTGATCTCGGTGTGCTCGCCGTAGTCGACGTCGGAGGAGGCGACGCTGCCCTCGTTGCCGAACCCGCCGGCGATGACGGAGATGAACGACCGGTTCATCGCCCGGCACATGATGTAGGAGAGGTAGGCACCCGAGGAGCCGACCAGCGCGCCGGTGACGATGAGCAGGTCGTTGCCCAGCAGGAAGCCCGAGGCGGCCGCGGCCCAGCCGGAGTAGCTGTTGAGCATCGAGACGACGACCGGCATGTCGCCGCCGCCGATCGAGGCCACCAGGTGCCACCCCAGCGCCAGGGCGATGACCGTCACGACCGAGAGCACGACCAGGTTCGGCTCGATCACGAACACGACGGTGAGGACGACGAACGCCACCATCGCGCCCAGGTTGAGCAGGTTGTGCGCCGGCAGCATCAGCGGGTTGCTCTTGATCCGTCCCGACAGCTTCAGGAACGCCACGATCGAGCCGGTGAAGGTGACCGCGCCGATGAAGACACCGATCGCCACCTCGGCGGAGTGGATCCCGAGCAGGTTCGAGGCGACCTCCGTCTGCTCGGCGGCGTTCGCCTCCACCGACAGGTAGCCGTTCCAGCCGACGAGGACGGCGGCCAGACCGACGAAGCTGTGCAGCAGGGCGATCAGCTCGGGCATGCCGGTCATCTGGACGATGCGGGCGCGCCAGAGGCCGATCACGGCGCCGACCGCCACCGCCACGAGCATGAGGGTCAGGCCGGAGGCGGTCAGGCTCCGGGAGGCCAGCCCGATGGTGGCGGCCAGCGCGATCGCCATGCCGGCGATGCCGTAGGCGATGCCGGACTTGGCGGTCTCGTGCCTGGACAGCCCGGCCAGGCTCAGGATGAAGAGCAGGGCGGCGACGATGTAGGCCGCGGACGCGGCGGTGGTGGCGGTCATGTGGTCAGCCCCTCGTGAACATGCCGAGCATGCGGCGGGTCACGGCGAAGCCGCCGAAGACGTTGATGCTGGCCACGAGGATCGCGACGAAGGCCAGCGCGGTGACCACGGCGTCGCCGTGGCCGATCTGCAGCAGGGCACCGACGACGATGATCCCGGAGATCGCGTTGGTCACCGACATCAGCGGCGTGTGCAGGGCGTGGTGCACGTGCCCGATCACGTAGAAGCCGACGACGACGGCGAGGGCGAACACCGTGACGTGCTGGATCAGCTCGTTCGGGGAGAACGCGGTGATGCCGAACAGCACCGCGGCACCGAGGCCGACGAGGGCGAACCTCCGGCTCGGCGACGGTGGTTCCGGCGGGGGCGCCGGCTCGACCGGGGCCGCGGCGACCGGTGCGGGGGCCGCGGCCGACACCTGCACCGGCGGCGGGGGCCAGGTCTTCTCGCCCGCCCGCACGACGGTGATCGCCCGCTGGACGACGTCCTCGAAGTCCAGCACCAGCTCGCCGTCCTTCGCCGGCGTCAGGAGGGTGAGCAGGCTGACCAGGTTCTGGCCGTAGAGCTGCGAGGCCTGGGCCGGGAGCCGGCCGGGCAGGTCGGTGTAGCCGATGATCGAGACGCCGTTGGCGGTCACCACGATCTCGTCGGCGACCGAGCCGGCCACGTTGCCGCCCTGCGCCGCGGCCATGTCGACGATCACGCTGCCCGACTTCATCGAGGCGACCATGTCCTCGGTGATCAGCAGCGGCGCCGGCCGGCCCGGGATCAGCGCGGTGGTGATGATGATGTCGACGTCCCGTGCCTGCTCGGCGTACATCTGTGCCGCCCGGCGGTTGAAGTCCTCGCTCATCTCCCGCGCGTAGCCGTCGGTGCTGACCTGCTGCTCGGCGTCCGGGACGGCGACGTACTCGCCGCCGAGGGAGCGCACCTGCTCGGCCACCTCGGGGCGGACGTCGGTCGCCCGCACGATCGCGCCCAGGCTGCTGGCCGCGCCGATCGCGGCGAGCCCCGCGACACCGGCGCCGACGACGAGGACCTTGGCCGGCGGCACCTTGCCCGCCGCGGTGACCTGTCCGGTGAAGAACCGGCCGAAGGTGTGGGCCGCCTCGATGACGGCCCGGTAGCCGGCGATGTTGGCCATGGAGCTGAGCACGTCCATCGACTGGGCGCGGGAGATGCGGGGGACCGCATCCACCGCCAGCACCGTGATGGGCCGCGCGGCGAGCGCGTCGACCAGGTCGGGGTTCAGGCCGGGGCTCAGCAGGCTGACCAGCGTCGCGCCGTCGCGCAGCCGGCCGATCTCCTCGACCGCCGGGGCGTTGACCCGCAGCACGACGTCGGATCCCCAGGCGTCTGCCGCCGTCCCGATCCCGGCTCCGGCTGCGGCGTACCTCTCGTCGGGGAAGCTGGCGGCCGCGCCGGC from Blastococcus colisei harbors:
- a CDS encoding sensor histidine kinase, translating into MTAVVDGPAAGFEHEALVYRGDDDLLTGLLAFVREGIGLGESVVVALPRPRLDLLGTALEDDAASVKFLDMAEIGRNPAQIIAVWDRLLQESTAAGRRLRGVGEPAFVGRRDVELLECRLHELLLNTAFDGGPSWRLLCPYDEVHLPRPVVRGALRTHPRAGTTAGRRTSPDYAPGEIADLFGAELPRPVDAVLRGSYGDGDVPATRRTVAQFARTVGLPEEKVEVLELAASELATNSIRHGGGTGTVAMWVAPAAAVVEFSDSGLVADPLIGRLMPSVEQEGGRGVFLVNQLCDLVQLRSSERGTTVRITTWL
- a CDS encoding MEDS domain-containing protein, which produces MRAHGVLTEIQEADAADHVCWVYGEDDAAFGRAVRRFLAAGLERGERLLAIGERVLDSIGTDGDGFSGAAALISRGALRTFTTAQAYEATGQFAAAEQRTFYDAATRAAIADGYTGLRVVADVSDLAADPLTRPRLVQWEHLADGFIAEGAGFTAMCAYSAGLTDEALADVATVHPLVHAPAGPPPFQVFFDDRHIAVSGSVDTFSADRLARVLASSPVGAQGAVLDVSRVEFMDVAASRVIARWALHLDAHSLLLDVRGASPVLRRMWHVLALGELAPVTFDGVRFDGVAA
- the pntB gene encoding Re/Si-specific NAD(P)(+) transhydrogenase subunit beta — its product is MTATTAASAAYIVAALLFILSLAGLSRHETAKSGIAYGIAGMAIALAATIGLASRSLTASGLTLMLVAVAVGAVIGLWRARIVQMTGMPELIALLHSFVGLAAVLVGWNGYLSVEANAAEQTEVASNLLGIHSAEVAIGVFIGAVTFTGSIVAFLKLSGRIKSNPLMLPAHNLLNLGAMVAFVVLTVVFVIEPNLVVLSVVTVIALALGWHLVASIGGGDMPVVVSMLNSYSGWAAAASGFLLGNDLLIVTGALVGSSGAYLSYIMCRAMNRSFISVIAGGFGNEGSVASSDVDYGEHTEITAEDTADLLREARSVVITPGYGMAVAQAQGAVAELTRKLRAKDVDVRFGIHPVAGRLPGHMNVLLAEAKVPYDVVLEMDEINDDLAGTDVVLVIGANDTVNPAATDDPGSPIAGMPVLKVWEAEHVVVFKRSMSTGYAGVQNPLFFRTNSRMLFGDARERVEDILRAL
- a CDS encoding Re/Si-specific NAD(P)(+) transhydrogenase subunit alpha, producing MRIGVPRETRTRETRVAATPATVAKLLALGYDVVVEAGAGAAASFPDERYAAAGAGIGTAADAWGSDVVLRVNAPAVEEIGRLRDGATLVSLLSPGLNPDLVDALAARPITVLAVDAVPRISRAQSMDVLSSMANIAGYRAVIEAAHTFGRFFTGQVTAAGKVPPAKVLVVGAGVAGLAAIGAASSLGAIVRATDVRPEVAEQVRSLGGEYVAVPDAEQQVSTDGYAREMSEDFNRRAAQMYAEQARDVDIIITTALIPGRPAPLLITEDMVASMKSGSVIVDMAAAQGGNVAGSVADEIVVTANGVSIIGYTDLPGRLPAQASQLYGQNLVSLLTLLTPAKDGELVLDFEDVVQRAITVVRAGEKTWPPPPVQVSAAAPAPVAAAPVEPAPPPEPPSPSRRFALVGLGAAVLFGITAFSPNELIQHVTVFALAVVVGFYVIGHVHHALHTPLMSVTNAISGIIVVGALLQIGHGDAVVTALAFVAILVASINVFGGFAVTRRMLGMFTRG